Proteins from a single region of Hermetia illucens chromosome 3, iHerIll2.2.curated.20191125, whole genome shotgun sequence:
- the LOC119652675 gene encoding SPEG neighbor protein-like isoform X2: protein MYLSAVLVILVAKSAAAYFDQNFTRNVTTVVGQSAFLNCKVLHLDNKTVSWVRHKDINLLTVGKYTYSADERFVPLNDEKTGEWTLQIKYAQKKDTGAYECQLSTTPPKGVVVYLMVVEPNTTILGGPDLFINIGSTINLTCVLLQSPVPPESIQWTHNNQEINYDSPRGGVSVITEKGETTTSYLLIQRATPTDSGKYSCIPSNANTVTVNVHILKGEHPAAMHHSGENKQNNVYCICDSLILLSIILSIFICKFYRK, encoded by the exons ATGTATCTAAGCGCTGTACTTGTTATCCTGGTCG CTAAATCAGCAGCAGCATATTTCGATCAGAACTTTACACGCAACGTTACAACTGTCGTGGGACAGTCGGCATTTTTAAATTGTAAAGTCTTACATTTAGATAATAAGACG GTATCGTGGGTACGACATAAAGATATAAATTTACTGACCGTCGGAAAATACACATACTCAGCCGATGAACGTTTCGTCCCCCTCAATGATGAGAAAACCGGTGAGTGGACACTACAG ataaaatacgCTCAGAAGAAGGACACGGGCGCCTACGAATGCCAGTTATCGACAACTCCCCCGAAAGGTGTTGTGGTCTATCTAATGGTCGTCG AACCCAACACTACCATCCTCGGTGGGCCTGACCTATTTATCAATATTGGCTCAACAATTAATCTGACATGTGTCCTGCTGCAATCTCCAGTTCCGCCGGAATCAATACAGTGGACACACAATAATCAGGAAATCAATTATGATTCGCCACGCGGTGGAGTTTCAGTTATAACCGAGAAGGGGGAGACTACGACATCATATCTCCTGATACAACGTGCGACACCAACTGATTCCGGAAAGTATAGCTGTATCCCGTCGAATGCAAACACTGTAACAGTTAACGTGCATATTTTAAAGG GTGAACATCCAGCTGCAATGCATCATAGTggtgaaaacaaacaaaacaatgtatattgtatatgtgattctttgattttattatctaTCATTCTATCTATTTTTATATGTAAATTTtacagaaaataa
- the LOC119652675 gene encoding SPEG neighbor protein-like isoform X1: MYLSAVLVILVGYRLVRGSTINNEDYDYPNPSFRDITAKSAAAYFDQNFTRNVTTVVGQSAFLNCKVLHLDNKTVSWVRHKDINLLTVGKYTYSADERFVPLNDEKTGEWTLQIKYAQKKDTGAYECQLSTTPPKGVVVYLMVVEPNTTILGGPDLFINIGSTINLTCVLLQSPVPPESIQWTHNNQEINYDSPRGGVSVITEKGETTTSYLLIQRATPTDSGKYSCIPSNANTVTVNVHILKGEHPAAMHHSGENKQNNVYCICDSLILLSIILSIFICKFYRK, from the exons ATGTATCTAAGCGCTGTACTTGTTATCCTGGTCG GCTATCGATTAGTTAGGGGAAGTACTATAAATAATGAAGACTATGATTATCCGAACCCTTCGTTTCGTGACATTACAGCTAAATCAGCAGCAGCATATTTCGATCAGAACTTTACACGCAACGTTACAACTGTCGTGGGACAGTCGGCATTTTTAAATTGTAAAGTCTTACATTTAGATAATAAGACG GTATCGTGGGTACGACATAAAGATATAAATTTACTGACCGTCGGAAAATACACATACTCAGCCGATGAACGTTTCGTCCCCCTCAATGATGAGAAAACCGGTGAGTGGACACTACAG ataaaatacgCTCAGAAGAAGGACACGGGCGCCTACGAATGCCAGTTATCGACAACTCCCCCGAAAGGTGTTGTGGTCTATCTAATGGTCGTCG AACCCAACACTACCATCCTCGGTGGGCCTGACCTATTTATCAATATTGGCTCAACAATTAATCTGACATGTGTCCTGCTGCAATCTCCAGTTCCGCCGGAATCAATACAGTGGACACACAATAATCAGGAAATCAATTATGATTCGCCACGCGGTGGAGTTTCAGTTATAACCGAGAAGGGGGAGACTACGACATCATATCTCCTGATACAACGTGCGACACCAACTGATTCCGGAAAGTATAGCTGTATCCCGTCGAATGCAAACACTGTAACAGTTAACGTGCATATTTTAAAGG GTGAACATCCAGCTGCAATGCATCATAGTggtgaaaacaaacaaaacaatgtatattgtatatgtgattctttgattttattatctaTCATTCTATCTATTTTTATATGTAAATTTtacagaaaataa